A portion of the Feifania hominis genome contains these proteins:
- a CDS encoding threonine aldolase family protein, producing the protein MEGAHPLILKKIVETNEMKTEGYGIDRFSEQAREKIRIACQAPHAEVHFLCGGTQTNSIVIGALLRPCQGVIAALSGHINVHEAGAIEAGGHKILAIPHRDGKIDADQIQKTVNSYQHDLNREHMVMPGMVYLSQPTEYGTLYSLKELQEISAVCRENNIPLYLDGARLAYALACPENDVSLCDIARLCDIFYIGATKCGALLGEAVVIPREGLIPHFFSIIKQRGALLAKGRLLGIQFQELFTDDLYMKIGKPAIQAAKRIREALKQQGYTLFTESPTNQVFCVMSDREQKELNRKVTFGYWEKFDDTHTVIRFATSWATREEDVEELINILKAL; encoded by the coding sequence ATGGAAGGGGCCCATCCCCTTATTTTAAAAAAAATTGTTGAAACCAATGAAATGAAAACAGAGGGCTATGGCATTGACCGGTTTTCGGAGCAGGCCAGAGAAAAAATACGCATAGCCTGCCAGGCCCCGCATGCGGAAGTACACTTTCTCTGCGGAGGAACACAGACAAACAGTATTGTAATTGGGGCGCTGCTGAGACCCTGTCAGGGTGTTATCGCTGCGCTCAGCGGACACATCAATGTTCACGAAGCAGGTGCCATTGAGGCTGGGGGGCACAAGATCCTGGCGATACCCCACCGTGACGGTAAAATAGACGCTGATCAGATTCAAAAGACAGTAAACAGCTATCAACACGATCTCAATCGAGAGCACATGGTAATGCCTGGGATGGTATACCTTTCTCAGCCCACCGAGTACGGAACGCTGTATTCGCTGAAAGAACTTCAGGAAATCAGCGCGGTATGCCGTGAAAATAACATTCCGCTTTATCTGGATGGAGCCAGACTTGCCTACGCATTGGCCTGCCCGGAAAACGATGTTTCCCTGTGCGATATTGCGCGGCTCTGTGACATTTTCTACATTGGTGCAACAAAGTGCGGCGCGCTGCTTGGTGAAGCCGTTGTCATTCCCCGGGAAGGATTGATTCCGCACTTTTTCTCCATTATCAAACAACGCGGGGCTCTATTGGCTAAGGGAAGACTATTGGGGATACAATTTCAAGAGCTGTTTACGGATGACCTCTATATGAAGATTGGGAAACCGGCTATACAGGCCGCAAAGCGGATCAGAGAAGCACTGAAACAACAGGGTTATACGCTCTTCACTGAATCACCAACCAACCAGGTCTTCTGTGTGATGAGTGACAGAGAGCAAAAAGAATTAAACCGAAAGGTTACATTTGGATACTGGGAAAAATTTGATGACACACATACGGTCATTCGATTTGCCACAAGTTGGGCCACACGGGAAGAGGACGTAGAGGAACTGATAAACATTCTAAAAGCTCTTTAA
- a CDS encoding O-acetylhomoserine aminocarboxypropyltransferase/cysteine synthase family protein — translation MSKYRIETNCVQAGYQPQNGEPRVLPIAQSTTYQYDSIEHVGKLFDLTAEGHMYTRISNPTVAAVEAKIAALEGGVGALCTSSGQAANLIALLNIVKCGDHVVSGAAIYGGTTNLFSVTLKRFGIDVSFVASDADEAEIEAAMRPNTKAVFGETLANPALRVFDIERFAAVAHRHGVPLIVDNTFPTPILCRPFEFGADIVTHSTTKYMDGHAVQVGGVIVDSGKFDFTNGNFPEFTEPDESYHGVVYTRDFGSAAYITKARVQLMRDLGSTPSPQNAFYLNLGLETLHLRMARHSENALAVAQFLEADARVASVSYPGLASSPDHALAKKYFPAGASGVVSFCLKGGREAAVRFMDHLKLAKIVVHVADARTSVLHPASTTHRQLTDEQLAAAGVDAGLIRMSVGIENVEDILEDIRSALAAV, via the coding sequence ATGAGTAAATACCGCATTGAAACAAACTGCGTGCAGGCCGGCTACCAGCCGCAAAACGGCGAGCCGCGCGTTCTGCCCATCGCGCAGAGCACGACCTACCAGTACGATTCGATCGAGCACGTCGGCAAGCTCTTCGACCTGACGGCCGAGGGACATATGTACACGCGCATCTCAAACCCCACCGTCGCTGCGGTTGAGGCGAAGATCGCCGCACTCGAGGGAGGCGTCGGCGCGCTGTGCACCTCGTCCGGCCAGGCGGCGAATCTGATTGCGCTTCTCAACATCGTCAAGTGCGGCGACCATGTGGTCAGCGGCGCCGCCATCTACGGCGGCACGACCAATCTCTTCTCGGTGACCCTCAAGCGCTTCGGCATCGATGTGAGCTTTGTCGCCTCCGATGCGGATGAGGCCGAGATCGAGGCCGCCATGCGCCCGAACACAAAGGCCGTCTTCGGCGAGACTCTCGCAAACCCGGCGCTGCGCGTGTTCGACATTGAGCGCTTTGCCGCGGTCGCTCACCGCCACGGCGTGCCGCTGATTGTGGACAACACCTTTCCCACCCCGATTCTCTGCCGCCCGTTCGAGTTCGGGGCCGACATCGTCACCCACTCGACCACCAAGTACATGGATGGCCACGCGGTGCAGGTCGGCGGTGTGATCGTCGACAGCGGAAAATTCGACTTTACAAACGGAAACTTCCCCGAGTTTACCGAGCCGGACGAGAGCTACCACGGCGTGGTCTACACCCGCGACTTCGGCAGCGCGGCCTACATCACCAAGGCCCGCGTACAGCTCATGCGCGACCTCGGCAGCACCCCGTCGCCCCAGAATGCGTTCTATCTGAATCTGGGACTTGAGACGCTGCACCTGCGCATGGCGCGCCACAGTGAGAATGCCCTCGCCGTGGCGCAGTTTCTCGAGGCCGACGCGCGCGTCGCGTCGGTGAGCTACCCGGGGCTCGCCTCGTCGCCGGACCATGCGCTCGCAAAGAAGTACTTCCCCGCGGGTGCGAGCGGCGTCGTGTCGTTCTGCCTCAAGGGCGGGCGGGAGGCCGCCGTCAGGTTCATGGATCACCTCAAGCTCGCGAAGATTGTCGTACACGTCGCGGATGCGCGCACCTCAGTGCTCCACCCGGCGAGCACCACCCACCGCCAGCTCACGGATGAGCAGCTCGCGGCGGCCGGCGTCGACGCGGGTCTGATCCGCATGTCGGTCGGCATTGAGAACGTCGAGGATATTCTCGAGGACATCCGCTCGGCGCTCGCCGCGGTCTGA
- a CDS encoding alpha/beta fold hydrolase has product MFCEIDQIKLHYETEGEGPDVLILHGWGTNIRVMASVIAMLRDHFRVTAIDFPGFGESAEPPVAWGVPEYAALTKKFIEAQGLVRPILLGHSFGGRVILYMTGALGVEADKIVLTDSAGVKPKRKLKGRLKVMAFKTMKWVLLALPFAREKNRARVEAARKKFGSADYNSASGVMRETLIRVVNQDLTEYMPAIKAPTLLMWGEDDRDTPLADAKLMERLIPDAGLVTFKGAGHYSFLDKPGEFRVVLNTFLRGQRS; this is encoded by the coding sequence TTGTTCTGTGAAATCGACCAAATCAAACTGCACTATGAGACCGAGGGCGAGGGGCCGGACGTTCTGATCCTGCACGGGTGGGGGACGAATATTCGCGTCATGGCGTCCGTCATTGCCATGCTCCGGGATCACTTCCGGGTGACGGCGATCGACTTTCCCGGCTTCGGCGAGAGCGCCGAGCCGCCCGTGGCCTGGGGCGTGCCCGAATACGCGGCGCTGACGAAGAAGTTCATCGAGGCCCAGGGGCTTGTGCGGCCCATTCTGCTCGGCCACTCGTTCGGCGGGCGTGTCATCCTCTACATGACCGGCGCGCTCGGCGTCGAGGCCGATAAGATCGTGCTCACCGACAGCGCCGGGGTCAAGCCGAAGCGCAAGCTCAAGGGGCGGCTCAAAGTGATGGCCTTTAAGACCATGAAGTGGGTGCTGCTCGCGCTGCCCTTTGCCCGGGAGAAAAACCGCGCGCGCGTCGAAGCGGCGCGAAAGAAATTCGGCTCGGCCGACTACAACAGCGCCTCCGGCGTGATGCGTGAGACGCTCATCCGCGTGGTCAACCAGGATCTGACCGAATACATGCCCGCGATCAAGGCGCCGACGCTTCTCATGTGGGGAGAGGACGACAGGGACACCCCGCTCGCCGACGCAAAGCTCATGGAGCGGCTCATCCCCGACGCGGGACTGGTAACGTTCAAGGGCGCGGGCCACTACTCCTTTCTCGACAAGCCCGGCGAGTTCCGGGTGGTTCTCAACACCTTTTTAAGGGGGCAGCGCTCATGA
- a CDS encoding UDP-N-acetylmuramoyl-tripeptide--D-alanyl-D-alanine ligase, which yields MTLLLTFNLSMAVYIAYVFALSHRYYHMLQLNSYYNDRYYKWFRDSFKKEVSAFSMFPIMAPCFILLHRLPQYFIFWVVAIAASLYVNLSNTRRGAEKKKFVYTGRVIRMYITQGVLLLAFTGLGNLLVLYTHEIFPILLLTALAAMAEFKICWPIVTNTLNAPIERAARNHYIRDAQRILSGADGLKVIGITGSYGKTSCKYILTKLLSEQYNVLMTPESYNTPMGVVRTVREQWKPGTRYFVCEMGAKRPGDIREICDIVRPNIGWITAVGAAHLESFGSIENTARTKYELVDALPSDGLAVLNYDNEIIAARGADRPRLRYGIENSSLDFWAQDLAYGREGASFTLCSNKGLRLPLRTKLLGRHNILNIVGAAALALHEGVGEQQIAYALERLKPVPHRLEIHDRGSEILVIDDAFNSNPEGAAEALRVLGSFDSPMKILISPGMIELGDREQEENRLFGERAAAVCDYVIPVGTRRSKPIVEGLRAAGFDEERLFVAKNLKQALTQLTKIAVPGSVVLLENDLPDDLEE from the coding sequence ATGACGCTTCTTTTGACTTTCAATCTCTCCATGGCGGTCTACATCGCCTATGTGTTCGCGCTCTCCCACCGGTACTACCACATGCTTCAGCTCAACTCCTACTACAACGACCGCTATTACAAATGGTTTCGCGACAGCTTCAAAAAAGAGGTCTCGGCGTTCTCCATGTTCCCCATCATGGCGCCCTGCTTCATTCTGCTGCACCGGCTGCCGCAGTACTTCATCTTCTGGGTGGTCGCCATTGCCGCGAGCCTCTACGTCAACCTCTCCAACACCCGCCGGGGGGCTGAGAAGAAGAAGTTTGTCTACACCGGGCGGGTCATCCGCATGTACATCACACAGGGTGTGCTGCTGCTGGCGTTCACGGGGCTCGGCAATCTGCTGGTGCTCTACACCCATGAGATCTTCCCCATTCTGCTGCTGACGGCGCTCGCCGCCATGGCGGAGTTCAAAATCTGCTGGCCGATCGTCACGAACACCTTAAACGCCCCCATTGAGCGTGCGGCGCGCAACCACTACATCCGCGACGCGCAGCGCATTCTCAGCGGGGCGGACGGGCTCAAGGTCATCGGCATCACCGGCAGCTACGGCAAGACGAGCTGCAAGTACATTTTGACAAAACTCCTCTCGGAGCAGTACAACGTGCTCATGACGCCTGAGAGCTACAATACCCCCATGGGCGTGGTGCGCACCGTGCGCGAGCAGTGGAAGCCCGGCACGCGCTACTTCGTCTGTGAGATGGGGGCCAAGCGCCCCGGCGACATCAGAGAGATCTGCGACATTGTGCGCCCGAACATCGGGTGGATCACCGCGGTCGGCGCCGCCCACCTCGAGAGCTTCGGCAGCATCGAGAACACCGCGCGAACCAAGTATGAGCTTGTCGACGCGCTGCCCTCCGACGGCCTTGCGGTGCTCAACTACGACAATGAGATCATCGCGGCGCGCGGAGCCGACCGGCCCCGCCTGCGCTACGGCATCGAGAATTCCTCGCTCGACTTCTGGGCGCAGGACCTCGCCTATGGCCGCGAGGGGGCGAGCTTCACGCTCTGTTCCAACAAGGGGCTGCGCCTGCCGCTTCGCACGAAGCTGCTCGGGCGCCACAACATACTCAACATCGTGGGCGCGGCGGCGCTGGCGCTGCACGAGGGCGTCGGCGAGCAGCAGATCGCCTATGCCCTTGAGCGCCTCAAGCCGGTGCCCCACCGGCTCGAGATCCACGACCGGGGCAGCGAGATTCTCGTCATCGACGATGCGTTCAACTCGAATCCCGAGGGCGCGGCCGAGGCGCTTCGTGTGCTCGGCAGCTTTGACAGCCCCATGAAAATTCTCATCTCGCCCGGCATGATTGAACTCGGCGACCGCGAGCAGGAGGAGAACCGCCTGTTCGGCGAGCGGGCCGCGGCCGTGTGCGACTATGTCATACCGGTCGGCACGCGCCGCTCAAAGCCCATTGTCGAGGGGCTGCGCGCCGCGGGCTTTGACGAGGAGCGCCTCTTTGTGGCGAAGAACCTCAAGCAGGCCCTCACACAGTTGACGAAGATCGCCGTTCCCGGCAGCGTGGTGCTGCTCGAGAACGATCTGCCCGACGATCTGGAAGAGTAA
- a CDS encoding D-alanine--D-alanine ligase family protein, producing the protein MSIHVGVFFGGATVEHEISVISAVQAMHSFAGDKYHLVPVYIAKDGNMYTGDALFEIDNYRDTAKLTAQCTHVYPVKKGGEVVLTRCEPKLFGKPDVERIDIAFPIMHGTNGEDGTVSGFFELLGLPYVGCDVLSAAIGMDKAVQKDVLRAAGVPVLPAVSFYARDFAAGREEHIERIEAALEYPLIVKPANLGSSVGIKKAKDRAELLAAVDLASSFAVKIVVEHAIENLKEINCSCLGDYASAQASALEEPVAADEILSYADKYMAGGSKGMSAATRKLPAELSGELTESIREIAVQTFRALGCNGVVRIDFLLDRDDGDRVYVNEVNTIPGSLAFYLWEAAGKPYAQLLDEMIELGFKRSRERAALTFTYDENIFAMKGTSGILGIKK; encoded by the coding sequence ATGAGTATCCATGTCGGCGTATTTTTCGGCGGCGCCACGGTCGAGCACGAGATCTCGGTCATCAGCGCCGTACAGGCCATGCACTCGTTTGCCGGTGACAAGTACCATCTGGTGCCGGTCTACATCGCCAAGGACGGCAACATGTACACAGGCGACGCCCTGTTTGAAATCGACAACTACCGGGATACCGCGAAGCTCACGGCCCAGTGCACCCACGTCTACCCGGTGAAAAAGGGCGGCGAGGTGGTGCTCACGCGCTGTGAGCCCAAGCTCTTCGGCAAGCCCGACGTCGAGCGCATCGACATCGCCTTTCCCATCATGCACGGCACCAACGGCGAGGACGGCACGGTCTCCGGCTTCTTTGAGCTGCTGGGACTGCCCTATGTGGGCTGCGATGTGCTCTCGGCCGCCATCGGCATGGATAAGGCGGTGCAGAAGGATGTGCTGCGCGCCGCGGGTGTGCCGGTACTGCCGGCGGTGAGCTTTTACGCGCGCGACTTTGCGGCCGGCCGCGAGGAGCACATCGAGCGCATCGAGGCCGCGCTCGAGTACCCTCTGATCGTCAAGCCCGCAAATCTCGGCTCGAGTGTGGGCATCAAAAAGGCAAAGGATCGCGCCGAGCTGCTCGCGGCGGTCGATCTCGCGTCGAGCTTCGCGGTGAAGATCGTCGTGGAGCACGCCATCGAGAATCTCAAGGAGATCAACTGCTCCTGCCTTGGCGACTACGCTTCGGCGCAGGCGTCGGCTCTCGAGGAGCCGGTCGCGGCCGACGAGATTTTAAGCTATGCCGACAAGTACATGGCGGGCGGCTCCAAGGGAATGAGCGCCGCCACGAGAAAGCTGCCGGCCGAGCTGTCCGGCGAGCTCACCGAGAGCATCCGGGAGATTGCCGTGCAAACTTTCCGCGCGCTCGGCTGCAACGGCGTGGTGCGCATCGACTTTCTGCTCGACCGGGACGACGGCGACCGCGTCTACGTCAACGAGGTCAACACCATTCCCGGGTCGCTCGCGTTCTACCTGTGGGAGGCCGCGGGCAAGCCGTACGCGCAGCTGCTCGACGAGATGATTGAGCTCGGCTTCAAGCGCAGCCGCGAGCGCGCGGCGCTGACCTTTACCTACGATGAGAACATCTTCGCCATGAAAGGCACGAGCGGCATTCTCGGCATCAAGAAATAA
- a CDS encoding helix-turn-helix domain-containing protein: protein MITLNVLELLYKKGKTKYWLYKNMDMTYQNLSKMLNNETASIKYDNIERLCELLHCTPNDLFLKK, encoded by the coding sequence ATGATTACACTCAATGTCCTCGAACTTCTCTACAAAAAAGGGAAGACAAAATACTGGCTCTACAAGAACATGGATATGACCTATCAGAACCTGAGCAAAATGCTCAACAACGAGACGGCCTCAATCAAATACGACAACATCGAGCGTCTGTGCGAGCTGCTCCACTGCACACCGAACGACCTCTTCCTGAAAAAATAA
- a CDS encoding M20 metallopeptidase family protein, producing MLTETMREELKCLEAQLVDFRRDLHMHPELLYEEDRTREKIIAWLKDCGLEIQTGVGQLFHKGVVATLRGGRPGKTILLRADIDALPIQDMKQVPYRSQVAGKMHACGHDLHTTALLGAARVLAAHRDEVPGTVRFVFEPSEENGLPDGTGGIRSGGLDLVLDGVCDGVDLAFALHTNSEIDSGTILLFEKEALSASSSFKVTFHGRAGHSSAPQIARDAVLMGAEYITASYLMMNRCFDPRESNVLTYCTIEGGDAINVIADRCHITGKFRCFDQELRKVIWQKLRDLGENVAQRWEGSFVMEEPTDGTLATINTPEGVEAVARAAARVLGGENVVRTTKPAMCSEDFSYYLDRVGGAMFMLGTANREKGIFQPLHSALYDVDEDAIVLGSQIMAGVVFAANGD from the coding sequence ATGCTTACCGAAACAATGCGTGAAGAGCTGAAGTGCCTTGAGGCCCAGCTCGTCGATTTCCGCCGGGATCTTCACATGCACCCGGAGCTGCTCTATGAAGAGGACCGCACGAGAGAGAAGATCATCGCGTGGCTCAAGGATTGCGGCCTTGAGATTCAGACCGGCGTCGGTCAGCTCTTTCACAAGGGCGTGGTCGCGACGCTTCGCGGCGGGCGGCCCGGCAAGACGATTCTGCTGCGCGCCGACATCGATGCTCTCCCAATACAGGATATGAAGCAGGTGCCCTATCGGTCACAGGTGGCGGGCAAAATGCACGCCTGCGGCCATGATCTGCACACCACGGCGCTGCTTGGCGCGGCCCGCGTGCTCGCGGCCCACCGCGACGAGGTGCCCGGCACGGTGCGCTTCGTCTTTGAGCCATCCGAGGAAAACGGTCTGCCCGACGGCACGGGCGGCATCCGCAGCGGAGGGCTCGATCTCGTGCTCGACGGCGTCTGCGACGGGGTGGACCTCGCCTTTGCGCTGCACACCAATTCCGAGATTGACTCGGGCACCATTCTGCTCTTTGAAAAAGAGGCGCTCTCCGCCTCCTCGTCGTTCAAGGTGACTTTCCACGGCCGGGCCGGCCACAGCTCGGCCCCGCAGATCGCGCGCGACGCGGTGCTCATGGGCGCCGAGTACATCACGGCGAGCTACCTGATGATGAACCGCTGCTTTGACCCGCGTGAGAGCAATGTTCTGACCTATTGCACCATCGAGGGAGGCGACGCGATCAACGTCATCGCCGACCGCTGCCACATCACCGGCAAGTTCCGCTGCTTTGACCAGGAGCTCAGAAAAGTCATCTGGCAGAAGCTTCGGGATCTCGGGGAAAATGTGGCCCAGCGCTGGGAGGGCTCCTTTGTGATGGAGGAGCCGACCGACGGCACCCTCGCGACCATCAACACCCCCGAGGGGGTCGAGGCCGTGGCGCGAGCCGCGGCGCGCGTGCTCGGCGGGGAGAACGTCGTGCGCACCACAAAGCCTGCGATGTGCAGCGAGGATTTCTCCTACTACCTCGACCGGGTGGGCGGCGCCATGTTCATGCTGGGTACGGCCAACCGGGAAAAGGGAATCTTCCAGCCGCTGCACAGCGCCCTCTACGACGTGGATGAGGACGCCATCGTCCTCGGCTCACAGATCATGGCGGGAGTTGTCTTCGCGGCAAACGGCGACTGA
- a CDS encoding MFS transporter — protein METNTTAATARTEDPKYTQNHKYYYPVLLALVFFLYAPDCIVTAYFVKFLEGVLHFSKPQISTITAFGPIVALAAQAFWTRRANSARCQNDVLQLTTVGTIVLTLTYLFHTRVPQSVLFFYVFAVTVLMNFFRTATTFLCDSITLTCLDRAQRPFGPVRLMGSIGWATASIVCSRLLDGHFGRFPVIVAVLFGLLLCAEAFLPKVRSEAAPKQRGNTWRFIRRKSVFPYVVYIMTFMLGWTLSGTFFFLYYESLGGSASNYGVYQMLITLVEIPVLYNADRILNRFGPAKVLAFAAVVVAARNLYQSLIPSWEWAFAAVLINGFTVLPLFVLPKYMMSVAGPGEKTTGQMVNTTAQILFRSLGSLLSGFIIKYLFGDVIRPIMWVSVVSLLTGAVYILIADKKAAQSQQEFSK, from the coding sequence ATGGAAACCAACACCACTGCGGCAACGGCAAGGACTGAGGACCCGAAATACACCCAAAACCACAAATACTACTACCCCGTACTGCTGGCGCTTGTCTTCTTTCTCTACGCGCCCGACTGCATTGTCACGGCCTACTTTGTAAAGTTTCTCGAGGGTGTGCTCCACTTCTCCAAGCCCCAGATCAGCACCATTACCGCGTTTGGCCCCATCGTGGCGCTGGCGGCCCAGGCGTTCTGGACCCGGCGCGCAAACAGCGCGCGCTGCCAGAACGACGTGCTGCAGCTGACCACCGTCGGAACGATCGTGCTGACGCTGACCTATCTCTTTCACACCCGTGTGCCGCAGAGCGTGCTGTTTTTCTATGTGTTCGCCGTGACGGTGCTGATGAACTTCTTTCGCACGGCCACGACCTTTCTGTGCGACTCCATCACGCTGACCTGCCTCGACCGTGCGCAGCGCCCGTTCGGCCCGGTGCGCCTGATGGGCTCCATCGGCTGGGCCACGGCCTCGATCGTCTGCTCGCGGCTGCTCGACGGCCATTTCGGGCGCTTCCCGGTGATCGTCGCGGTGCTCTTCGGGCTTCTGCTGTGCGCCGAGGCGTTTCTGCCAAAGGTCCGCTCCGAGGCCGCGCCGAAGCAGAGGGGCAACACCTGGCGCTTCATCCGCCGCAAGTCGGTCTTCCCCTATGTGGTCTACATCATGACCTTCATGCTCGGTTGGACACTCAGCGGCACGTTTTTCTTTCTCTACTACGAGAGCCTCGGCGGCAGCGCCTCGAACTACGGCGTCTACCAGATGCTCATCACGCTTGTTGAGATCCCGGTGCTCTACAACGCCGACCGCATTTTGAACCGCTTCGGCCCGGCGAAAGTGCTCGCCTTTGCGGCGGTGGTCGTTGCGGCGCGCAACCTCTACCAGTCGCTGATCCCCTCGTGGGAGTGGGCGTTTGCGGCAGTGCTCATCAACGGCTTTACGGTGCTTCCTCTGTTTGTGCTGCCGAAGTACATGATGAGCGTGGCGGGACCGGGTGAGAAGACGACCGGCCAGATGGTCAACACCACCGCGCAGATTCTCTTCCGCTCGCTCGGCTCGCTGCTCAGCGGGTTCATCATCAAATACCTCTTTGGGGACGTCATCCGCCCGATCATGTGGGTCAGCGTCGTGTCGCTGCTCACGGGCGCGGTCTACATTCTCATCGCAGACAAAAAAGCGGCGCAGTCGCAGCAGGAGTTTTCCAAATGA
- a CDS encoding TSUP family transporter, which produces MNETIRILLIVCPLIFLSGLIDSVAGGGGLISLPAYLAAGLPPHLAAGTNKCSATFGTLVSTLRFMKNRRVHYLSAVVSAAAALAGSSLGAMLNMGADERVLQVLLVAALPVIAVFLLIKRDFGAESRIERLSKRALVALSLAIGFVLGLYDGFFGPGTGTFLILAYTGIVGFDLVTASGNAKIVNLASNVAAFVTYALGGKILFLIGIPAALFGIAGNWIGSGLALKRGAKIIRPMFFVALGILLCKVLWDLFF; this is translated from the coding sequence ATGAATGAGACCATCCGAATTCTACTGATCGTCTGCCCGCTGATCTTTCTGTCGGGCCTGATCGACTCGGTCGCGGGCGGCGGGGGGCTGATCTCCCTGCCCGCCTATCTCGCGGCGGGGCTCCCGCCCCATCTCGCCGCCGGCACCAACAAGTGCTCGGCCACGTTTGGCACGCTTGTGAGCACGCTGCGCTTTATGAAAAACAGGCGTGTGCACTATCTCTCAGCCGTGGTCTCGGCCGCGGCGGCACTCGCGGGCTCGTCGCTCGGGGCCATGCTCAACATGGGCGCCGACGAGCGGGTGCTGCAGGTTCTGCTCGTGGCGGCGCTGCCGGTGATCGCGGTATTTCTGCTGATCAAACGGGACTTCGGCGCCGAGAGCCGCATCGAGCGCCTGTCAAAGAGGGCGCTCGTCGCGCTGTCGCTTGCCATCGGCTTTGTGCTCGGCCTCTACGACGGATTCTTCGGCCCGGGCACCGGCACCTTTCTGATTCTGGCCTACACCGGCATTGTAGGCTTCGACCTCGTCACGGCGTCCGGCAATGCCAAGATCGTCAATCTCGCCTCGAACGTGGCGGCCTTTGTCACCTATGCGCTGGGCGGAAAGATTCTCTTTCTGATCGGCATTCCGGCGGCGCTCTTCGGCATCGCGGGCAACTGGATCGGCTCGGGGCTCGCGCTGAAAAGGGGCGCGAAGATCATCCGGCCCATGTTCTTTGTGGCGCTGGGAATTCTGCTGTGCAAGGTGCTCTGGGATCTGTTTTTCTGA
- a CDS encoding uracil-xanthine permease family protein yields MQNEGNITSLSTGKKVVLGVQHLFAMFGATVLVPIITGLHPSMALIGAGLGTLLFHFITGNKVPAFLGSSFAFLGVLSMIIGGDTANIPLAQGGIIAAGLVYVVIAIIIKFIGTDAIMKLFPPVVTGPVIVVIGLGLAPNALQNAGLLSNGAADFKVDWLSVGVAAFSLAVVIALTIFAKGFFKLVPILFGFTAGYVLCLILDAVAGTHFVDFSAIAAAPWINIPYVTENFFTLPKFDLNAILTIAPVALVTFMEHIGDVTVIGSVVGKNFLKDPGLHRTILGDGLATALGGLIGAPPNTTYGENTSVLVTTKVYSTSVLKIAAVFAIALGFFGKFGAILMTIPTPVLGGISIMLYGMIASIGMRTMVESKIDFSFSRNLIIVALILVVGLGMWNGIAITSTFSLSGLFLAVVIGALANQILPQNI; encoded by the coding sequence ATGCAAAACGAGGGCAACATCACCTCACTGTCCACCGGCAAAAAGGTCGTTCTTGGCGTACAGCACCTGTTTGCCATGTTCGGCGCCACCGTGCTCGTGCCGATCATCACGGGGCTGCACCCGTCGATGGCGCTCATCGGAGCGGGTCTCGGAACGCTGCTGTTCCACTTCATCACCGGCAACAAAGTGCCGGCTTTCCTCGGGTCGAGCTTCGCGTTTCTCGGCGTGCTCTCCATGATCATCGGGGGCGACACGGCCAACATTCCGCTCGCCCAGGGCGGTATCATCGCGGCGGGTCTCGTGTATGTGGTCATCGCGATCATCATCAAATTCATCGGCACCGACGCCATCATGAAGCTCTTCCCGCCGGTTGTCACCGGCCCGGTCATAGTGGTCATCGGCCTCGGCCTTGCGCCGAACGCGCTTCAGAACGCGGGTCTTCTCTCAAACGGCGCGGCTGACTTCAAGGTCGACTGGCTCTCGGTCGGCGTCGCCGCTTTCTCGCTGGCGGTCGTCATCGCGCTGACCATCTTTGCCAAGGGCTTTTTCAAACTCGTGCCGATTCTCTTCGGCTTCACGGCGGGCTATGTGCTCTGCCTGATTCTCGACGCGGTTGCCGGCACCCACTTTGTCGACTTCTCGGCCATCGCCGCCGCTCCGTGGATCAACATTCCCTATGTGACGGAGAATTTCTTCACGCTGCCGAAGTTTGATCTCAATGCCATTCTGACCATCGCTCCGGTGGCGCTCGTCACGTTCATGGAGCACATCGGCGACGTCACAGTCATCGGCTCGGTTGTCGGCAAGAATTTTCTCAAGGATCCGGGCCTGCACCGCACCATCCTCGGCGACGGCCTCGCGACCGCACTCGGCGGCCTGATCGGCGCCCCGCCGAACACCACCTACGGCGAGAACACCTCGGTGCTCGTCACGACCAAGGTGTACAGCACCTCGGTGCTCAAGATCGCGGCGGTCTTCGCCATTGCGCTCGGCTTCTTCGGCAAGTTCGGCGCGATTCTCATGACCATCCCGACCCCGGTGCTCGGCGGCATCTCGATCATGCTCTACGGCATGATCGCCTCCATCGGCATGCGCACCATGGTCGAGTCGAAGATCGACTTCTCGTTCAGCCGCAACCTGATCATCGTCGCGCTGATTCTGGTCGTGGGTCTCGGCATGTGGAACGGCATTGCCATCACCTCGACTTTCAGCCTGTCGGGTCTGTTCCTGGCCGTGGTCATCGGCGCTCTTGCAAACCAGATTCTCCCCCAAAATATCTGA